From the Pseudomonas baltica genome, one window contains:
- a CDS encoding LTA synthase family protein, with translation MANPDASSPPLAKPRLPQPTVRSHIAYMLLSGLAIMVMLSLLRLALLAYNREMILTTPASTFLEAFGNGVRFDLRLTAYILVPVTLGLLFQRLMAMRCIWRLWLTVTSSIALFLGLMDMDFYREFHQRLNGLVFQYVKEDPKTVLSMIWYGYPVVRYLLAWALVTWLLSLVFKGIDRLTRPHTPRVPAKWFLRLGVLVICAAVLVLSARGTLRQGPPLRWGDAYTTDSNFANQLGLNSTLSLIEAAKSEFSEQRSNIWKSTMPPDVARDVVRKMLLTPNDTLVEPDLAPVRRDNTPPAENTLPIKNVVVILMESFAGHSVGALGADTNITPNFDKLAKEGVLFDHFFSNGTHTHQGMFATMGCFPNLPGFEYLMQTPEGSHKLSGLPAQLSARKYDDVYVYNGDFAWDNQSGFFGNQGMTTFIGRNDFVNPVFSDPTWGVSDQDMFDRGNEELAARGDKGRPFYALLQSLSNHVPYALPKKLPVEPVTGQGSLDLHLTAMRYADWSLGQFFEKARKSPYFNQTLFVIVGDHGFANNNQVTEMDLGRFNVPLLLIGPGIQQKFGAVNHTVGTQVDIVPTIMGRLGGTSRTQCWGRDLLNLPAGDPGFGMIKPSGGELEVALVTGNRIFIEPAEKDMPPKLYHYQLGRQFSAEAIPDGDPDAADKADLRQRLDAFIQTATQALIDNRAGAEKAAKDN, from the coding sequence ATGGCCAACCCGGACGCCTCCAGCCCACCGCTAGCCAAGCCTCGGCTGCCGCAACCCACCGTCAGGTCACACATCGCCTATATGCTCCTCAGCGGCCTGGCCATCATGGTCATGCTCAGCCTGCTGCGTCTGGCGCTGCTCGCTTACAACCGCGAGATGATTCTCACCACGCCCGCTTCGACCTTCCTCGAAGCTTTTGGCAATGGCGTGCGCTTCGACTTGCGCCTTACCGCTTACATCCTCGTGCCGGTAACGTTGGGCCTGCTGTTCCAACGGCTGATGGCAATGCGTTGCATCTGGCGCCTGTGGCTGACGGTCACGTCCAGCATTGCCCTGTTCCTCGGGCTGATGGACATGGACTTCTACCGTGAATTTCACCAACGTCTCAACGGCCTGGTGTTCCAGTACGTCAAGGAAGACCCGAAAACCGTACTGAGCATGATCTGGTACGGCTATCCGGTGGTCCGCTACCTGTTGGCCTGGGCCTTGGTGACCTGGCTGCTGAGCCTGGTGTTCAAGGGTATCGATCGCTTGACCCGGCCACATACCCCACGCGTACCTGCCAAGTGGTTCCTGCGCCTGGGCGTGCTGGTGATCTGCGCGGCCGTGCTGGTGCTGTCCGCCCGCGGCACGCTGCGCCAAGGTCCGCCGCTGCGTTGGGGTGATGCCTACACCACCGATTCCAACTTCGCCAACCAGTTGGGCCTCAACTCCACGTTGAGCCTGATCGAAGCCGCCAAAAGCGAATTCTCCGAGCAGCGCAGCAACATCTGGAAGTCGACCATGCCCCCTGATGTAGCTCGGGACGTAGTGCGCAAGATGCTGCTGACGCCGAACGACACCCTGGTCGAGCCTGATCTGGCACCGGTGCGCCGTGATAACACGCCGCCGGCCGAGAACACCCTGCCGATCAAGAACGTCGTGGTCATCCTCATGGAAAGCTTCGCCGGTCACTCGGTGGGCGCGCTGGGGGCGGATACCAACATCACGCCGAACTTCGACAAGCTGGCGAAGGAGGGCGTGCTGTTCGACCACTTCTTCTCCAACGGCACCCATACCCACCAGGGCATGTTCGCCACCATGGGCTGCTTCCCCAACCTGCCGGGCTTCGAATACCTGATGCAGACGCCAGAGGGGTCGCACAAATTGTCGGGCCTCCCGGCTCAGCTGAGTGCGCGCAAGTACGACGACGTGTATGTCTATAACGGCGATTTCGCCTGGGACAACCAGTCGGGTTTCTTCGGCAACCAGGGCATGACCACCTTCATCGGCCGCAACGACTTCGTCAATCCGGTGTTCTCCGACCCGACCTGGGGCGTGTCCGACCAGGACATGTTCGATCGCGGCAACGAGGAGCTGGCAGCTCGGGGCGACAAGGGGCGGCCGTTCTACGCGCTGCTGCAAAGCCTGTCCAACCACGTGCCGTACGCCTTGCCGAAAAAACTGCCGGTCGAGCCGGTCACCGGCCAGGGCAGCCTCGATTTGCACCTGACCGCCATGCGCTACGCCGACTGGTCGCTGGGGCAGTTCTTCGAAAAGGCCCGCAAGTCGCCGTACTTCAACCAGACGCTGTTCGTCATCGTCGGTGACCACGGGTTTGCCAACAACAACCAGGTCACCGAAATGGACCTGGGGCGCTTCAACGTACCGTTGCTGCTGATCGGCCCGGGCATCCAGCAGAAGTTCGGTGCGGTCAACCACACCGTGGGTACTCAGGTCGATATCGTGCCGACCATCATGGGCCGTCTCGGTGGGACCAGCCGCACCCAGTGCTGGGGGCGCGACTTGCTCAACCTGCCGGCGGGCGATCCTGGTTTCGGCATGATCAAGCCCTCGGGCGGTGAGCTGGAAGTGGCCCTGGTCACCGGCAACCGCATCTTCATCGAGCCGGCCGAGAAGGACATGCCG
- a CDS encoding ankyrin repeat domain-containing protein has product MSDQPQGPQMTPDEAAEFAAQVFDVARQGDAQMLARLLEKGLPVNLRNHKGDTLLMLASYYCHVDAVKVLLEHGADPEIRNDNGQSPVAGAAFKGDLGVVQALIEHGADIEGASADGRTALMMAAMFNRVEIVDYLLGKGANPSAQDAKGVTALGAAQAMGAAETTAQLQKLLG; this is encoded by the coding sequence ATGTCCGACCAACCCCAAGGCCCGCAGATGACCCCCGACGAAGCCGCCGAGTTTGCCGCGCAGGTGTTCGATGTGGCGCGCCAGGGCGATGCCCAGATGCTTGCTCGTCTGTTGGAAAAAGGCCTGCCAGTCAACCTGCGCAACCACAAAGGCGATACCTTGCTGATGCTGGCCAGCTATTACTGCCACGTCGATGCGGTCAAGGTGCTGCTCGAGCACGGCGCCGATCCGGAGATCCGTAATGACAATGGTCAAAGCCCGGTGGCTGGCGCAGCGTTCAAGGGCGACCTGGGCGTGGTGCAGGCGTTGATCGAGCATGGCGCCGATATCGAAGGCGCCTCCGCAGATGGCCGTACGGCGCTGATGATGGCGGCCATGTTCAATCGGGTAGAAATCGTCGATTATCTGCTGGGCAAAGGCGCCAACCCCAGCGCCCAGGACGCCAAGGGCGTGACCGCGCTGGGCGCCGCGCAAGCCATGGGCGCGGCCGAAACCACCGCACAGCTGCAAAAACTCCTGGGCTGA
- a CDS encoding PLDc N-terminal domain-containing protein, with product MGSTFNGLIGLIILALDIWAILNVIKSGAEIGAKVLWILLIILLPVLGLIIWAIAGPRGNVRV from the coding sequence ATGGGTTCTACCTTCAATGGCTTGATCGGCCTGATCATTCTTGCTCTGGATATCTGGGCGATCCTTAACGTGATCAAAAGCGGTGCCGAAATCGGTGCCAAGGTGCTGTGGATCCTGTTGATCATTCTGTTGCCGGTTCTCGGCTTGATCATCTGGGCCATTGCCGGGCCGCGTGGCAACGTGCGGGTCTAG